The following are encoded together in the Jaculus jaculus isolate mJacJac1 chromosome 3, mJacJac1.mat.Y.cur, whole genome shotgun sequence genome:
- the LOC123459574 gene encoding serine/arginine-rich splicing factor 11-like, which translates to MNSGGGGGFGLGLGFGLIPTAVIQVTNLSSAVTSELMRTLFSFLGEIEELRLYPPDNTPLAFSSKVCYIKFRDPSSVGVAQHLTNTVFIDRALIVVPCAEDD; encoded by the coding sequence ATGAAcagcggcggcggtggcggcttCGGCTTGGGTTTAGGCTTCGGCCTTATCCCTACGGCGGTGATTCAGGTGACGAACCTGTCGTCGGCGGTGACCAGCGAACTGATGAGGACGCTTTTTTCCTTCTTAGGAGAAATCGAGGAGCTGAGGCTGTACCCGCCGGACAATACACCTCTTGCTTTTTCCTCCAAAGTATGTTATATTAAGTTTCGTGACCCATCAAGTGTTGGTGTGGCCCAGCATCTAACTAACACGGTTTTTATTGACAGAGCTCTGATAGTTGTTCCTTGTGCAGAAGATGACTAG